Below is a genomic region from Planctomycetia bacterium.
CAGCTTCTTCCTGGTGCTGCTGGTTTCCCAATGGTGGCCTGTAGACATTCTGCCTCGCTACGACTTTCTCTGCCTGGCTGCCATCGTCATTCAGATTCTGCTTGTCCGCTTCCGTGTCGAAACGGTTCACGAGGTCATGGTGCTGGGTGTATTCCACCTGCTCGGCTTGTTGCTGGAGTTATTCAAAACGCATTCTGCCATCGGCTCCTGGAGTTACCCTGAAACAGGCTATCTGAAGTTGGGCTGGGTGCCACTCTATAGTGGCTTCATGTATGCTGCTGTCGCCAGCTACATCTGCCAGGCCTGGCGGCTTTTTCATTTGCAGATGCGACACGTACCCCCCACCTGGCTCAGTCTGCCACTCGCTGTGGCCATCTATGGCAACTTCTTCGTGCATCATTTCTGGATCGATATCCGCTGGTGGCTTATTGCTGCCGTAGTGATTATCTATTCACGCACTATGGTCGATTTCACCGTCATCCAGAAACGCCGAACGATACCCCTGGTACTCAGTTTCTTCCTCATCGGGTTCTTCATCTGGATTGCTGAGAATATTTCCACCTTTGGCAAAGCCTGGGTCTACCCCGATCAACTCAGTGGCTGGCGAATCGTCGGCTGGAACAAAATCACTTCCTGGTTCCTGCTCGTGATCATCAGTGTCATCATCGTGGCTATTCTGAAGCGAGTGAAATCGAGCGGGGTTTATGATTCATCGACGAGCGACGGCATCGTCTCTATTCAACAACAATTCGCAGGGCCAATTTGCCCGTGGTACTTCAAGCCGAGGGTCGAGCATACGAAACAATAGCATCCTTGCTTTCTGCAACCCAACATGTGATGCATTTCAAACATATTATAGCAGTTGAGATTGAGGTCACATCATGTGCTTCGCCTTCCAGATTAAAGCCAACTTCCAGGAAGTGGCTGAGTATTTTGAACTTCAGTCGCAGGCTCCGCAGGAGTATCAAGGCGATCTCTTTGCGAACAAACCGGCGCTGACGATCATGCCGCAGCGGGTGCCACAGGTATTGACATGGGGATTTCAGCATCCGACGCTGAAGAAACGGGTCATCAATGCCCGTGTAGAAACAGTGGCGACGAACCCGCTGTTCAAATCAGCCTTTGCCAAGCACCGATGCCTGATCCCCGCCACGGGGTTTCTCGAATGGGGCGCCGACAAGTGCAAGTATCTCATTCAACTCGATGAACCCCTCTTTGCCTTTGCCGGCATCTGGCGAGCCGGAGAGGTGACAATGCTGACCTGTGGCCCGAATGAGTTCATGAGCACGATTCACGATCGCATGCCGGTGATTCTCCCCCGCCGCAGTTACGACCACTGGCTGGATGAAGGTGGCAAGCAATGGCTACAACCTTACGAAGGCAGCATGCGCTCGCTACGGATTTCAGAACCAGCGGTGAAGGCAGAGAAGAAGGAGCGGCAGGGGGAGTTGTTTTGATTAAATGTGAGTGCTTGTGGAACGGCACCGAAACTATCCGTGAGTTTATTTTTGAAGTTAATCGTACTTTGGGTTGTTGTCTTTGAGGTTGCCAGGATAATCCAGAAGAAACTTACTTACTTCGTTGAAAAGATGTTCGGGATGGATCACTATAACAGAACAATCAGCGCCTATAGGTTTTCGAGAGACGTTCGGTGCGACTTGCTTGAAAACACGAGAGTACCTGTGCTTCGCCATCATGGCGCGGCGATGCTCCCTACCTAAACTTCTCACCAATTTGTGGCAAGTGTTAATTACCTTGCTCTCTCAGGAATTTTTGGCCGGTTTGCTTACCGTTTGAAGATTGTACTGGTGTATATTGCCAGACTTCATCACTTGCCATCAGCAGGCATCGATCATTTCATGGGGTAAGACATGTTCGAAGAGCAAATAGGTAAGTTAATCAAGACTACCAACGATGTCAGTTGGGCGCGAATTCAGAGTTCGTATCAGGCCACGCTGGAAATCCATACGAAAAATGGCGGACTCTTTATTGTCAACGCCGTCTACTTCGCGAAAGTGCCGCCGATAGGCAGAAACAGTTATTTCCCTTACAAGATGTACAGCATGCAGAATCTGGCCTTGCGAGGAGGCGGGCACGCGATTCAAGCGTGGGTCGATCCTTCCGTAGGGAAATTCCTGGACAAACTCGGCGATTCTCACGATATGCTTCCTTATTTCACTGCGACACTGAAGAACCGTATGGGCGGAAAAGATATCTGGGTCGCGCGAATCAATGATGCTTTTCTCGTTGAACAGTTAAAGCCCCAACGAGGTTATCAGGTCTTCAAGTTCTTCGGGCTTCGACTAACCAATCT
It encodes:
- a CDS encoding DUF817 domain-containing protein, which encodes MKSFLCEFVWFGILQARACVFAGSFFLVLLVSQWWPVDILPRYDFLCLAAIVIQILLVRFRVETVHEVMVLGVFHLLGLLLELFKTHSAIGSWSYPETGYLKLGWVPLYSGFMYAAVASYICQAWRLFHLQMRHVPPTWLSLPLAVAIYGNFFVHHFWIDIRWWLIAAVVIIYSRTMVDFTVIQKRRTIPLVLSFFLIGFFIWIAENISTFGKAWVYPDQLSGWRIVGWNKITSWFLLVIISVIIVAILKRVKSSGVYDSSTSDGIVSIQQQFAGPICPWYFKPRVEHTKQ
- a CDS encoding SOS response-associated peptidase; amino-acid sequence: MCFAFQIKANFQEVAEYFELQSQAPQEYQGDLFANKPALTIMPQRVPQVLTWGFQHPTLKKRVINARVETVATNPLFKSAFAKHRCLIPATGFLEWGADKCKYLIQLDEPLFAFAGIWRAGEVTMLTCGPNEFMSTIHDRMPVILPRRSYDHWLDEGGKQWLQPYEGSMRSLRISEPAVKAEKKERQGELF